In the genome of Mesorhizobium sp. NBSH29, the window CGCCACCATCCTCGACGCCGCGCGTGTCACGGCCATCCGGCGCAGGAATGCGGCGATGAAGAGGCTGCTGAGGATGAGCACGATGGTGGGCGCCGGCGCGCTGTCGAGGAAGAAGCTGAGATAGGTGCCGGCCAGCATGGAAAGCGCGCAGGCACAGACAGCCACCACCATCATCTTGCCAAAGCTGCGCACAGTGAGGAAGGCAATGGCGCCGGGTGTCACCAAAAGCGCGACCGCAAGAATGAGCCCGACCGCAGTCAGCGTCGCCACGATAGTGAGTGAGAGGATGGCGAGAAGGCCATAATGCAGCCAGTTGGTGCGAAGTCCTGAGGTTTGCGCCTGTGCCGGGTCAAAGGCATGCAGCATGAAATCTTTCCATTTCAGCAGCAGCACTACGGTCACGAACAACGCGATCAGCCCTGACGTCCAAAGGTCTTCCACGCCCACGCCCAGCATGTTTCCAAACAGGATGTGGTCGAGATGCTGGTCTGTAGTGATCGAGGTGTAGAGAATGATGCCAACGGCAAACATGCCTGAAAACACCACGCCCATAACCGTGTCCTGCTTCACCCGGCTGTTGTGTGACAAATAGCCGGTCAACAGCGCGCACCCCATGCCGGCTACAAATGCACCGATGATGAGCGGGATGTTGAGAATCCACGCCAGCACAATACCCGGTAGCACCGCGTGGCTGACGGCGTCGCCCATCAGCGCCCAGCCTTTGAGAACCAGAAAACAGGAGAGCAGCGCGGTCGGTGGTGCGATCAGCAGAACGATCCAGAAGGCGTTTTGCATGAACGGAAACTGGAACGGCAAAAGCAGCGTTTCGAGCGTTATCATGATGCGGCTTTCTCAGCCGGGTCATGCACCGGCTCACCCAGCGCCGCCGCCGCCTTGCGGCGCGAGGCGAGCAGACCGTGCTTCGGCGCCAACAGGAAGGCGAGGAGAAAGATGATGGTCTGCAACGTCACGATCACACCGCCGGTAGCGCCATTCAGAAAAAAGCTCGCATAGGCGCCGACGAAACTGGTTGTCGTTCCGATGATGACGGCGAGCAGGATAATGCGCTGAAACCGGTCGGACAGGAGATAGGCTGTCGCGCCCGGCGTGACCACGAGCGCAATGACCAAGAATGCGCCGACAGTCATCATCGCGGCAACGATGGAGGCCGAAAGCAGCATGAAGAACACGGCTTTCAGCAGATCGGGCCGCAGGCCGATCGAGCGTGCATGGTTTTCGTCGAAGAAGGTGACCATCAGGTCTTTCCACTTGGCCAGCAGCACTGCCAGCGACACGAAGCCGATAATCGCCAGTTGCAGCGTATCTTCCGGCGTGATGGCCAGAATGTTGCCCATGATAATGGTCTGGATGCTGACCGCCATCGGGTTGATGGAAACCATGAACAGCCCAAGTCCGAAAAAGGAGGTGAAGATGATGCCGATGATGACATCGATCTTCAACCCGGATCGGCCGCTGAGAAACAGCATCGAGCCTGCCGCCAGCCCACCGGCCAGAAAGGCACCCAGCGCAAAGGGCAGGCCCAGCATATACGCGCCCGCCACCCCAGGCACCACCGAATGGCTGAGCGCGTCGCCGATCAGCGACCAGCCTTTCAGCATCAGATAGACGGAAAGGAAGGCGCACACGCCGCCGACCAACGCCGACACCCACATGGCATTGCGCATGTAACCATAATCGAAGGGCTGCAGCAGAAGGTCGATCACGGAGTGTCGTCCTGTTTGCGCGCGCGGTGCGCCTTGGTGCCATAATGCACAAACGGCCGCTCGTCGTCGGTGATGATGCTGACCTCGCGCGGGTCCTCGTCGTCGTGAAGTTCTGCACCGCCAAGGGTGAAATGACGCAGCACGCCGCCGAAGGCACGTTCGAGATTATCACGCGTAAACGTGGTTTCAGTCGGGCCCGAGGCAATAACTGTTCCCTTGACCAGAACGGTGCGATCGCAGAATTCAGGAACCGAGCCGAGATTGTGCGTGGAGACCAGCATCACGCGGCCCTCGTCGCGCAACTCCCGCAGCAGGGCAACGATCTGGTCTTCGGTTTTGACATCAACGCCGGTGAACGGCTCATCCAGCAGGATCACCTGCCCATCCTGTGCCAGCGCACGGGCCAGGAACACACGCTTGCGCTGGCCACCGGACAGTTCGCCGATCTGGCGATGCCGATATTCGGACATGCCAACGCGTGAGAGCGCGGTATCGACGGCCTCATGGTCTGCCTGCTTTGGGCGGCGCAAAAAACCCATATGGCCGTAGCGGCCCATCATCACGACATCCTCGACCAGCACCGGAAACGCCCAATCGACTTCTTCGGATTGCGGCACATAGGCAACGAGGTTTTCGCGCAAGGCTTCACGCACCGTGCGCCCGAGCAGCCGGATTTCGCCGCGTGCGGCGGGTACAAACCCCATGATCGCCTTGAACAGCGTGGATTTGCCCGCCCCATTGACGCCCACCAGCCCGGTGATGGTGCCCTTGGGGATGGCAAAGCTTGCATCATGGAGCGCTGTGTGGCCATTGCGATAGGTCACCGTCACATTGCGGGCGAGAATGCCTTCGCCCTCAGCTGCGGTGCTGTTGATTTCGTCCGGAGAGACTTGCAGCACGAATATCCTTTCGGCGGGTCTGTGACGCAGCGTGTTAGCGATGGTGGGCTCAGTCCTGGTCGCCGGTCAATCCGGTTGCGACAGTCTGCGAGGTAACTTTCAAGAGATCGAGATAGGTTGGCACAGGCCCGTTGGCCTCGCTCAGGCTGTCGACATAGAGATCGCCGCCATATTTGGCGCCCGTCTCGCGTGCCACCTGCTTGGCGGGTGCGGTATTGACGGTGCTTTCGCAAAACACCACGGGAATCTGGTGTTCGCGAACGCCATCAATGACGCCGCGCACCTGTTGCGGCGTGCCAATCTGGTCGGCGTTGATGGGCCACAGATAAAGCTCCTTCAGGCCGAAATCGCGCGCCAGATAGCTGAACGCGCCTTCGCAGGTGACCAGCCATCTTTTGTTTTCGGGAATGGCGGCGATCTGCGCGCGCAGTGGTTCTATCGTGGCCTTGAGTTCGGCCCGGTATTGCGTCGCATTGGCCACATAGGCAGCGGCATTTTCGGGGTCGTATTGGATCAACGCTGCCTCGATGTTGTTGATGTAGATCAGCGCATTGTCGAGCCCCATCCATGCATGTGGATTGGCCTTGCCGGAATAAGACCCCTCGGTGATGGAAATCGGCTCGATCCCGTCCGTCAATGTGACCGACGGCACATTCCGCAGGTTGGACAGGAACTGCTCGAACCAGAGTTCGAGGTTCAGCCCGTTCCACAAGATAAGATCGGCATCCTGCGCCCGCACAATATCCTGCGGCGTTGGCTCATAGCCGTGGATCTCTGCGCCCGGCTTGGTAATGGAAACAACGTCTGCGGCATCGCCCGCAACATTTTGCGCCATGTCGGCAAGCACCGTGAAGGTTGTGACCACCTTGAACTTCTTGTTCTCCGGCGCATCAGTGCAAGCAGAAACAAGAAGCACCATGGATGCCGCCAGGATGTGAACAACACGCAACGCCATACAGGCGGTCCTCCAGTTAGGTCAGCATCATGTAACGCTATTGCAAATCATTTGCAACTGGAAAGCAGATTGGCCTGGCGTTGAGGGAGGGGTCGCATGATTGAGCTGCTTGCAGGGTACCACCTAACTCCGCCGCAGCACCCACACATCCACCAGCTCGTCGCGCCCGCGCAGCGGGGTCAGGCCGTGGTCTTCAAGTCCGCCCAGCGCCATGGCGCCGCTTTCGCGCCGCACCGCTTCGATCAGCGCCGCGCCAAAGCAGATAGCGGCATCCACCTCGCGGCAGAGCGCCTGCAGGCGGCTCGCCACGTTGACGGCATCGCCCACCACCGCGATGGAAAGGCTTCGCTCTGAGCCCACGGCACCAACCACCACCGGCCCGTATTGACAGCCGATGCGCACATCGACGGGCACGTATCCATGCTGCTCGCGACGCACGTTCCACTGGCGCACCGCTTGCGCCATCGCCTCGGCGCAGCGAAGCGCACGGGTGGCATCATCATGCGTTGAACTTGGCACCCCGAAGGTCGCCATGATGCAGTCGCCGATGTAGTTGTCGACCGTGCCGGCATGGTCGAACACCACCTGCTCCATGCGCCGATGGAACTCGCGCAGCAGCTCGAACACCTCCTCTGCCGAATGGTCTTCGGAATAGGTGGTGAAGCCAACAATATCGGCGAACAGGATCGCCACATCCTGCCTGCGCACCGGACCAAACGGCTCGTCTGCGGTGGACAGGTCATCGACCACATTGGGCGAAAAGTGGCGTGCGAGATTGATGCGCGCCCGCTCGGCGGCGGCATAGTCGTCGACCAGTTTGCGCGAGCGTGTGACCACCACATAAAGGATGCCGGTGATAATCATCAGCACCAGAAGGTGCGCCGACAGCTCGATCATGTCGGCAAAATTGGGATCGAGGTAGAGCTGCAGCTTTTCCTGGTTGGTCAGGTCCGTGCGCCGGATATTGCCCAAAATCGTGTTGGGCTGCATGACGACATAGACGATTGCCATGCCCCACGATGCCGTCGCCACCACGCCGAGCCAGAGGGTGAGTTTCGGCGCCAGCGTGAGCGCGCTCAGGCAGACGAAGATCAGCAGGAATGCGTAGCCGCCACCGCGCAGGTCCATCGCCGCCGGCAGCGCCTGGCCAGCATAAGGATTGTCGCCCGCGATCAGGAAGGTGAGCAAAATGATGTTCAGCGCGCCGACCAGAAACGGCAGCCACCATGGGCTGTTGCCCTCTTTCACCCGTCGGTAGGAAAACAGTCCGAGCGCGAAAAACAGCAGCAGTGCCCCGATAATGAAGGCGAGAGCTGCGTCCCATTTGCTGAACAGGGCGAAAAACACCGCGATGGAAAGCAACGCCGCCGATCCCGCATAGAATTGCAGCCGCGCACCCTCCCGCTCGGCCCGCACCATCAGCGCGCCAAGCCGTGTCTTGCGCCGTTCATTCAATCCGCGTGCAGCCTCTACCAGACGCGCGGCCTCTTCACTCGTCTGCATAACCGTCATACCAGAGGTCCCCTCAAAACCCGCGTGCCCCACGAATCGAACGCCGCAGATGGCTTTTCACATCGACGTTCTCAAGGCGGTACTTAATCTTTTGTCATAAAAGGCATCCGTATGCTTGTATCATCATAGCGTGCGGTCGAGTTCCACCTTGGTGACATCGCCGGATGGTGAGCTATGTTCTGCTGCTCATGTGGCAGACGGGGGCAACTGCCGGCTGAACGCATCACTGCGGTGTTGGACAGTGTACTCGGCGCATTGCCGGGCTCATGAATTTCGACTAGCTTTGACCAAACGATAAAAAATGACGGGAATACGTCTCACCAATAACAATCCAGCAGGGGTGCAAATCATGTCCAGATTTCCAAACATCACACGTCGCGCGATCCTCAAAGCCGGCATTGCCGGTGCCGCACTTGCGGCGCTGCCGGCCTTCACCACACGGCTATTCGCCGCCGAGCCATTGAAGGTGGCGGCTATCTACACGGTTCCGGTCGAGCAGCAATGGGTCAGCCGCATCCACAAGGCGGCCAACGCTGCGAAGGAACGCGGTGATATTGAATATGTCTATTCTGAAAACACCGCCAACAACGATTATGAGCGCGTCATGCGCGAATACTGCGAAGCCGGCCACAAGCTCATCATCGGCGAGGTATTCGGGGTGGAAGATGCCGCGCGAACCGTGGCCAAGGATTATCCAAACGTCGCCTTCCTGATGGGATCGAGCTTCAAGCCTGACGATGCGGTGCCAAACTTCGCCGTGTTCGACAATTATATCCAGGACGCCTCCTACCTGTCAGGCATCATCGCCGGCGCGATGACCAAGTCGAAAAACATCGGCATGGTCGGCGGCTATCCGATCCCCGAGGTGAACCGGCTGATGCATGCCTTCATGGCAGGCGTGAAGGAAAGCGCGCCCGACGCGAAGTTCCAGGTCGCCTTCATCGGCTCGTGGTTCGATCCGCCCAAGGCGAAGGAAACCGCGTTTGCCCAGATCGATGGCGGCGCCGACCTGCTCTACGCCGAACGCTTCGGTGTCTCCGATGCCGCCAAGGAAAAAGGCGTTTTGGCGGTCGGCAATGTGATCGACACGCAGGCCGACTATCCCGAGACCGTGGTGGCTTCGGCGCTCTGGCATTTCGAGCCGACGCTCGACAAGGCGCTGGCCGAGGTCAAGGCCGGCACGTTCAAGGCGGCAGATTACGGCGCCTACTCCTTCATGAAGGAAGGCGGCTGCTCGCTGGCACCACTCGGCACCTTCGAAGGCAAGGTCCCGGCCGAAATCATGGCCAAGGTCGCTGAAAAGGAAAAGGCGATCAAAGACGGCTCCTTCACTGTCGAGATCAACGACGCCGAGCCGAAATCGAGCTGACCCCAAGAATTTGGTATGCGGGTAATAAAACGCCCGCATACCTTCGTTTTTATTGCAGCGGTCGAGGGATGACACTTGCAGCGCGAAACAGTCCTGCGCCTTGATGGCATCACCAAGCGCTTCGGCCCGCTTGTCGCCAATCATGCGATCAGCTTCGACCTCGCGCGCGGCGAAGTCGTCGCGTTGCTGGGCGAAAACGGGGCCGGCAAGACGACGCTGATGAACATCCTGTTCGGTCATTATGTCGCCGATGCAGGAGCCATCGAGGCGTTTGGCCAAAGGCTCTCGCCGGGCGACCCGCGCGCCGCCCTCAATGCCGGCATCGGCATGGTGCATCAGCATTTCACCCTCGCCGACAGCATGAGCGTGCTGGAAAACATCACGCTTGGTACGCAGAGCCTGTGGCGCCCGCGCCTCGACCGCGCTGCTGCCCGCGCCCGCATTGGCGCGCTCGGGCGCGATTTCGGCCTCGCCGTCGACCCCGATGCTCCTGTCGCCGCACTCTCTGTCGGCGAGCGCCAGCGCGTCGAGATTCTGAAGGCGCTGTACCGCGATGCCCGCATCCTGATCCTCGATGAACCCACGGCGGTTCTGACGCCAGCCGAAAGCGAGGCGCTTTTTGCGACGCTGAAAAAGCTGGTCGCGGGCGGCCTGTCGGTCATCTTCATCTCTCATAAGCTGCATGAGGTGATGGCCGTCAGCGACCGCGTGCTGGTGCTGCGCGCTGGCCAGTTGGCCGGCGAGCGCATCACCGCCGAGACTGATCGCCACCAGCTTGCCGCGCTAATGGTCGGCCGCGAAGTCGAGCAACCGAATGTGGCGCCGGCAAAGCCCGGAAGTGTGCTGTTCGAACTGAACAACGTCTCGACCGGCACGGCAGGGGGCGTTCCGCTCAAGGGTGTCTCACTGGCGCTTCATGCGGGCGAGATCGTCGGGCTTGCAGGTGTGTCGGGCAATGGACAGGCAGCGCTTGCCAGCCTGATGGCCGGTACGCAAACGCCTGCTTTGGGCGAGATGCTTGTCGAGGGCCGGTCCATCAGCCCATGGTCGCCGCTGGCCGCCCTTGGCGCCGGCATTGCCCGGGTGCCCGAAGACCGCCATGCGGTCGGCACGATCGGCGACATGAGCGTCACCGAAAACGTTGTGCTGGAGGCCTATCGCAGCCCACGCTTCAGCCGCAACGGATTTCTTGACTGGAAGGCAGCGCGCAGATTCGCCGCCGGCCTGATCCATGCCTACGATGTCAAATGCCCCTCGCCGGAAGCGCGCATCCGCTTGCTGTCGGGCGGTAACATGCAAAAGCTTATTCTTGGCCGCGCGCTCGATCCCGAGCCCAAGATCATCTTGGTCAATCAGCCAGCACGCGGGCTCGACGTGGGCGCAGTCGCCTATGTGCATGGCAAGCTTCTGGAGGCACGCGACCGGGGTGCGGCGATCCTCCTGATTTCGGAGGACCTCGACGAAATCCTCGCTTTGTCAGACCGCATCGTGGTGATCTCGGGCGGGCGTTTGTCCGCTCCCTCAGCGCGCGGAGAACGCACTATCAACGAGATCGGTGCGCTGATGGCAGGCCACGGCGCGGAGCATGCTGCATGAGGAATGGCGTCGCACCACATCAGGGACATGTCCATGCGGCTTGAGCCCAAACCGACGCCGTCGGCCGTTGCGACGCTGGCCTATCCTCTGGCGGCGCTGCTTGTTACTGGATTGGTCGCCTCGCTTCTGGCGCTGGCTGCGGGCGCCTCGCCGCTCTCGGTTTTCTATCTGGTGTTCAAGGGTGCTGCCGGCTCCCAGTTTGCACTCCTTGAGACGCTGACGCGCGCAACCCCGCTGATCTTCACCGGACTTGCTATCGCGGTCGCCTTCCGCGCCAAACTCTGGAATATCGGTGCGGAGGCGCAGCTTTATGCCGGTGCGGTAATTACGGTGGTGCTGGGCGCCGGCGCGCTGCCGCTGCCTGCCTTCCTGCTCCTGCCGCTGATTATGATCGCGGCGATGGCGGCCGGCGCGCTTTTGCTTCTGGGACCTGCGGTTCTCAAAACGCGCTTCGGCGTCGACGAGGTGGTGACAACGCTTTTGCTGAATTTCATCATGCTGCTGTTAGTTTCCATGTTGCTCGAGGGGCCATTGAAAGACCCGATGGGCATGGGCTGGCCGCAATCGACCAAAGTGATCGCCGATGCCCAATTGCCGCGCATCATCGCCGGCAAGCGGCTGCATTACGGCTTTGTGCTGGCGCTCGCTGCCGCAGTCCTGGTCTGGGTGGTGATGAAAAAGATGGTTCTTGGCTTCGAAATGCGCGCGGTTGGCCATAACCCTCAGGCGGCTGCCTTTGCCGGCATTCCCGTCAACCGCGTCTTGATGAAGACGGCGCTGCTTTCAGGCGGCCTGGCAGCGCTGGCCGGGTTTTCCGAAGTTGCCGGATTGAAAGGCAACCTCACCCTCGACCTCTCGCCGGGCTATGGCTATTCAGGCATCGTGGTGGCGATGCTGGCCATGCTGAACCCTGCCGGCGTGGTGGTGGCAGCCATCTTCGTGGCCGGTATTTTTGTCGGCGCCGACGCGATGAGCCGTTCAGCTGGTGTGCCGAGCTACATTGCAGATGTCATGGTCGCGACCGCGCTGTTGTCGATGGTGACGGCGCTGTTGTTTTCCCGCTTCAGGTTGAGGTGGCGGTGATGGAAGTCTTCGACATCCTGCTTACCGCCTCATTCTGGGCTGCCGTTATTCGCATTGCCTCGCCGCTGATCTTTGCCACGCTTGGCGAACTGATCTGCGAGCGCGCCGGGGTGCTGAACCTTGGCATCGAGGGCATTATGACGGTTGGCGCGTTTGCCGGCTGGTTCACTGTCTATTCGGGCGGCGATCTGTGGACCGGTGTGGCAGTGGCAGCACTTGCCGGCGCTGCCTTCGGCCTTGTCCACGCAACGCTTACCGTGCCGCTTGGTCTGTCGCAGCATGTGGTGGGAATTGGCATCACGCTTCTGGCCATCAGCCTGACTTCCTTCACATACCGGCTGGCGCTTCCGGAAGTGACCTCGCCGCCCAAGATCGAGCCGTTCCAGCCGCTGGCGATTCCCGGCCTGTCCAACATCCCCGTGCTGGGCGAGGCGGTGTTTACCCAGACGCCGCTGACCTATCTGGCCTTTGTCGCGGTGGTCCTCGTCACCTGGGTACTTTACCGCACGCCGCTTGGGCTGGCTGTGCGCGCCGTTGGCGAAAACCCCGCAGCGGCGGAAGCACAGGGAATTAGCGCCACCGCCATTCGCATGGGTGCGGTGGTGACCGGCAGTGCGCTGATGGCGATCGGCGGTGCCTTCTTGACCATGTCTGCGTTCAACTCCTTCTTCTTCGGCATGATCAATGGCCGTGGCTGGATCTGCATTGCGCTGGTTGTGTTTGGTTCCTGGCGACCGGGCAAGGCGCTGCTCGGCGCGCTTTTGTTTGCCGCCTTCGATGCCTATCAGGTGCGCCTGCAACAACTCTCTGGCGGCGTGGTGCCCTACCAGCTGTTCCTGATGATGCCCTATGTGCTTTCCATCGCCGCGCTGGTTCTGGTATCGCGGCGCGCAAGTTATCCAAAGGCGCTGATGGTGCCGTATCAAAAGGGCGAACGATGAGCGGCTTCGATATTCTTGTGAAGGGCGGCACACTGCCAGACGGCACCGTCGCCGATATAGGCATCAAGGGCGAAGCCATTGTCGCCATCGCGCCACGGCTGGA includes:
- a CDS encoding metal ABC transporter permease; translation: MMITLETLLLPFQFPFMQNAFWIVLLIAPPTALLSCFLVLKGWALMGDAVSHAVLPGIVLAWILNIPLIIGAFVAGMGCALLTGYLSHNSRVKQDTVMGVVFSGMFAVGIILYTSITTDQHLDHILFGNMLGVGVEDLWTSGLIALFVTVVLLLKWKDFMLHAFDPAQAQTSGLRTNWLHYGLLAILSLTIVATLTAVGLILAVALLVTPGAIAFLTVRSFGKMMVVAVCACALSMLAGTYLSFFLDSAPAPTIVLILSSLFIAAFLRRMAVTRAASRMVATR
- a CDS encoding metal ABC transporter permease, encoding MIDLLLQPFDYGYMRNAMWVSALVGGVCAFLSVYLMLKGWSLIGDALSHSVVPGVAGAYMLGLPFALGAFLAGGLAAGSMLFLSGRSGLKIDVIIGIIFTSFFGLGLFMVSINPMAVSIQTIIMGNILAITPEDTLQLAIIGFVSLAVLLAKWKDLMVTFFDENHARSIGLRPDLLKAVFFMLLSASIVAAMMTVGAFLVIALVVTPGATAYLLSDRFQRIILLAVIIGTTTSFVGAYASFFLNGATGGVIVTLQTIIFLLAFLLAPKHGLLASRRKAAAALGEPVHDPAEKAAS
- a CDS encoding manganese/iron ABC transporter ATP-binding protein — protein: MLQVSPDEINSTAAEGEGILARNVTVTYRNGHTALHDASFAIPKGTITGLVGVNGAGKSTLFKAIMGFVPAARGEIRLLGRTVREALRENLVAYVPQSEEVDWAFPVLVEDVVMMGRYGHMGFLRRPKQADHEAVDTALSRVGMSEYRHRQIGELSGGQRKRVFLARALAQDGQVILLDEPFTGVDVKTEDQIVALLRELRDEGRVMLVSTHNLGSVPEFCDRTVLVKGTVIASGPTETTFTRDNLERAFGGVLRHFTLGGAELHDDEDPREVSIITDDERPFVHYGTKAHRARKQDDTP
- a CDS encoding metal ABC transporter substrate-binding protein; the protein is MVLLVSACTDAPENKKFKVVTTFTVLADMAQNVAGDAADVVSITKPGAEIHGYEPTPQDIVRAQDADLILWNGLNLELWFEQFLSNLRNVPSVTLTDGIEPISITEGSYSGKANPHAWMGLDNALIYINNIEAALIQYDPENAAAYVANATQYRAELKATIEPLRAQIAAIPENKRWLVTCEGAFSYLARDFGLKELYLWPINADQIGTPQQVRGVIDGVREHQIPVVFCESTVNTAPAKQVARETGAKYGGDLYVDSLSEANGPVPTYLDLLKVTSQTVATGLTGDQD
- a CDS encoding adenylate/guanylate cyclase domain-containing protein, whose protein sequence is MTVMQTSEEAARLVEAARGLNERRKTRLGALMVRAEREGARLQFYAGSAALLSIAVFFALFSKWDAALAFIIGALLLFFALGLFSYRRVKEGNSPWWLPFLVGALNIILLTFLIAGDNPYAGQALPAAMDLRGGGYAFLLIFVCLSALTLAPKLTLWLGVVATASWGMAIVYVVMQPNTILGNIRRTDLTNQEKLQLYLDPNFADMIELSAHLLVLMIITGILYVVVTRSRKLVDDYAAAERARINLARHFSPNVVDDLSTADEPFGPVRRQDVAILFADIVGFTTYSEDHSAEEVFELLREFHRRMEQVVFDHAGTVDNYIGDCIMATFGVPSSTHDDATRALRCAEAMAQAVRQWNVRREQHGYVPVDVRIGCQYGPVVVGAVGSERSLSIAVVGDAVNVASRLQALCREVDAAICFGAALIEAVRRESGAMALGGLEDHGLTPLRGRDELVDVWVLRRS
- a CDS encoding BMP family protein: MSRFPNITRRAILKAGIAGAALAALPAFTTRLFAAEPLKVAAIYTVPVEQQWVSRIHKAANAAKERGDIEYVYSENTANNDYERVMREYCEAGHKLIIGEVFGVEDAARTVAKDYPNVAFLMGSSFKPDDAVPNFAVFDNYIQDASYLSGIIAGAMTKSKNIGMVGGYPIPEVNRLMHAFMAGVKESAPDAKFQVAFIGSWFDPPKAKETAFAQIDGGADLLYAERFGVSDAAKEKGVLAVGNVIDTQADYPETVVASALWHFEPTLDKALAEVKAGTFKAADYGAYSFMKEGGCSLAPLGTFEGKVPAEIMAKVAEKEKAIKDGSFTVEINDAEPKSS
- a CDS encoding ABC transporter ATP-binding protein, which gives rise to MQRETVLRLDGITKRFGPLVANHAISFDLARGEVVALLGENGAGKTTLMNILFGHYVADAGAIEAFGQRLSPGDPRAALNAGIGMVHQHFTLADSMSVLENITLGTQSLWRPRLDRAAARARIGALGRDFGLAVDPDAPVAALSVGERQRVEILKALYRDARILILDEPTAVLTPAESEALFATLKKLVAGGLSVIFISHKLHEVMAVSDRVLVLRAGQLAGERITAETDRHQLAALMVGREVEQPNVAPAKPGSVLFELNNVSTGTAGGVPLKGVSLALHAGEIVGLAGVSGNGQAALASLMAGTQTPALGEMLVEGRSISPWSPLAALGAGIARVPEDRHAVGTIGDMSVTENVVLEAYRSPRFSRNGFLDWKAARRFAAGLIHAYDVKCPSPEARIRLLSGGNMQKLILGRALDPEPKIILVNQPARGLDVGAVAYVHGKLLEARDRGAAILLISEDLDEILALSDRIVVISGGRLSAPSARGERTINEIGALMAGHGAEHAA
- a CDS encoding ABC transporter permease, which produces MRLEPKPTPSAVATLAYPLAALLVTGLVASLLALAAGASPLSVFYLVFKGAAGSQFALLETLTRATPLIFTGLAIAVAFRAKLWNIGAEAQLYAGAVITVVLGAGALPLPAFLLLPLIMIAAMAAGALLLLGPAVLKTRFGVDEVVTTLLLNFIMLLLVSMLLEGPLKDPMGMGWPQSTKVIADAQLPRIIAGKRLHYGFVLALAAAVLVWVVMKKMVLGFEMRAVGHNPQAAAFAGIPVNRVLMKTALLSGGLAALAGFSEVAGLKGNLTLDLSPGYGYSGIVVAMLAMLNPAGVVVAAIFVAGIFVGADAMSRSAGVPSYIADVMVATALLSMVTALLFSRFRLRWR
- a CDS encoding ABC transporter permease, with protein sequence MEVFDILLTASFWAAVIRIASPLIFATLGELICERAGVLNLGIEGIMTVGAFAGWFTVYSGGDLWTGVAVAALAGAAFGLVHATLTVPLGLSQHVVGIGITLLAISLTSFTYRLALPEVTSPPKIEPFQPLAIPGLSNIPVLGEAVFTQTPLTYLAFVAVVLVTWVLYRTPLGLAVRAVGENPAAAEAQGISATAIRMGAVVTGSALMAIGGAFLTMSAFNSFFFGMINGRGWICIALVVFGSWRPGKALLGALLFAAFDAYQVRLQQLSGGVVPYQLFLMMPYVLSIAALVLVSRRASYPKALMVPYQKGER